The following are encoded in a window of Bacteroidales bacterium genomic DNA:
- a CDS encoding calcium/sodium antiporter: protein MGLLDIIFFAGGFALLLFGAHFLVEGGSAFGRRQKIPDIVIGLTIVSFGTSAPEMVISLLASAEGATDLAISNVIGSNIFNTFVIIGVAAAIYPITVRKNTLFKEFPGSMVASLLLLLFATYITFTGEPRSLSFIDGFIFLVFFSAFLYYNLHITKKNKETVEIHAKTLSLGKSIAFILLGLVMLFFGGRLVVDGAIKIALEFGLSERIIGLSIVAVATSLPELVTSAVAAFKRNSDIAIGNALGSNIFNIFLVLGVSAIIRPLPAADMGLDIWVAILSNLIIVAFVLVFSPKLRVIKQWQGGVLILFYIVYMVYTFAVM from the coding sequence GGATTGCTTGATATAATATTTTTCGCTGGAGGCTTTGCTCTGCTTTTATTCGGGGCACATTTTCTTGTTGAGGGTGGCAGCGCTTTTGGCAGGCGCCAGAAGATTCCTGATATTGTCATCGGCCTGACCATTGTTTCTTTCGGAACTTCCGCACCTGAAATGGTAATAAGCTTATTGGCTAGCGCTGAAGGAGCAACCGATCTGGCCATTTCCAATGTCATAGGCAGCAATATCTTTAACACATTTGTAATCATAGGTGTTGCAGCGGCCATTTATCCTATTACTGTCCGAAAAAACACACTTTTTAAGGAATTTCCGGGCAGCATGGTTGCATCATTGTTGCTGCTTTTATTTGCAACCTATATCACTTTTACCGGTGAACCAAGATCGCTCAGCTTTATTGATGGCTTTATATTTTTAGTGTTCTTTTCCGCATTTCTTTATTATAATCTACACATCACAAAAAAGAATAAGGAAACAGTTGAAATTCATGCAAAAACACTTAGCCTGGGTAAAAGCATAGCTTTTATTCTTTTGGGGCTTGTGATGTTGTTTTTTGGTGGACGCCTGGTTGTTGATGGTGCAATTAAAATTGCGCTGGAATTCGGTTTATCTGAACGTATTATCGGCCTTTCAATCGTTGCTGTTGCTACTTCGTTGCCGGAGCTGGTTACCTCAGCGGTGGCTGCTTTTAAAAGAAATTCTGATATCGCTATCGGAAATGCACTGGGTTCAAATATCTTCAATATTTTCCTGGTGCTTGGTGTTTCAGCCATTATAAGGCCGCTGCCAGCTGCTGATATGGGCCTTGACATCTGGGTTGCCATCCTTTCGAACCTGATCATCGTGGCTTTTGTATTGGTTTTCAGCCCAAAACTTAGAGTTATTAAACAATGGCAGGGCGGGGTGTTGATCTTGTTTTATATTGTTTATATGGTTTATACGTTTGCAGTGATGTAG
- a CDS encoding polysaccharide biosynthesis C-terminal domain-containing protein yields the protein MFKKIAGTAFARFLNTLLGFAVVVVAARAFGAEGYGTIVLVILGIAFIQLVNSFVGGPALVYLVPRHDISKLFILSYVWALVVSVVGAILLYVFCMIPPEYRWETMLLSLISNWASVNMMILIGKEKIKLYNMISVLQTALIYISIMAFIYVLDHTEVDYYIYALCLAYLSTFFLSLASIRRYIVFSDLNEIDRPLKSILHYGGLMQLASILQFFNYRLSYYLLERFYDKASLGKFAVGVQLAEGMWLISKSVALVQYSRISNEPGNTAYAKNITLIFLKFTFIATSLMLLVLIALPSDVFVFIFGEGFAQVKPVIFSLSPGILTLSSSHIFSHYFSGSGKPQHNTKSSALGFIVVLVSGFLLIPNLGLIGAGIATSLSYITIFIYQLYWFRRESGACIREMLITASDLDRIKKELKAVFYPDVSE from the coding sequence GTGTTCAAAAAGATTGCCGGAACCGCATTTGCCAGATTTTTAAATACCCTGTTGGGCTTCGCCGTGGTGGTGGTTGCAGCACGAGCCTTTGGTGCCGAAGGCTACGGAACAATTGTGCTCGTTATCCTTGGAATAGCATTTATTCAACTGGTCAATAGCTTTGTTGGCGGGCCGGCGCTGGTCTACCTTGTTCCGCGTCACGATATTTCCAAACTCTTTATCCTTTCTTATGTCTGGGCATTGGTGGTATCAGTCGTTGGTGCAATCCTGCTGTATGTATTTTGCATGATACCCCCCGAATACCGTTGGGAAACCATGCTACTTTCCCTGATCTCAAACTGGGCTTCGGTGAACATGATGATACTGATTGGCAAGGAGAAAATAAAGCTCTACAATATGATCAGTGTGCTGCAAACCGCGCTGATCTATATTTCAATCATGGCTTTTATTTATGTACTCGACCACACTGAGGTAGATTACTACATCTATGCTTTATGTCTCGCCTACCTCTCTACTTTTTTTCTGAGCCTTGCCTCCATCAGACGTTATATTGTTTTTTCTGATCTCAATGAGATTGACCGGCCATTAAAGTCCATACTTCATTATGGCGGATTGATGCAGCTTGCAAGCATATTGCAATTTTTCAACTACCGCCTGAGCTATTATTTGTTGGAACGCTTTTATGATAAAGCTAGCCTCGGAAAATTTGCAGTCGGTGTACAGTTGGCCGAAGGTATGTGGTTGATCTCTAAAAGCGTTGCACTGGTTCAGTACTCAAGGATATCAAATGAACCCGGAAATACAGCTTACGCTAAAAACATCACACTGATCTTTCTTAAATTTACATTCATAGCCACTTCACTGATGCTGTTGGTTCTGATTGCACTTCCATCAGATGTTTTTGTGTTTATTTTTGGCGAAGGCTTTGCCCAGGTAAAGCCGGTTATTTTTTCTCTTAGTCCTGGAATCCTGACACTTTCCTCCAGCCATATTTTCAGTCATTATTTTAGCGGATCCGGTAAACCTCAGCACAATACGAAATCTTCAGCGCTGGGTTTTATTGTCGTGTTGGTATCTGGTTTCTTGTTGATCCCAAATCTAGGGCTGATTGGCGCCGGGATTGCGACCTCCCTCTCCTACATCACTATCTTTATCTACCAGTTGTATTGGTTCCGCAGGGAATCAGGCGCCTGTATAAGAGAAATGCTCATCACAGCAAGTGATTTGGATCGGATAAAAAAGGAGCTGAAAGCGGTTTTCTATCCTGATGTTTCTGAATAA
- a CDS encoding multicopper oxidase domain-containing protein, with the protein MLVLILTFLAHTTSYACEACNRLFLSRLLSEQQEGSLVSKQLLATITAQELAVGNNPEWVSNILAENLLIASDYTESLSDLAINANPQEETVNAASPPARQDRTNGDANFIDIVRRDARLSIPETSYVPQNTIPDKKVRITLEEGDSYIGNGIIYKGFTIDGKIPGPTIIVDEGDIVEFTIVNAGDIPHGASIHAAYTQTSKYLGKINPDDSATIVFRATLPGVYMYHCAPGGHSIPMHIIFGQYGMMVVQPKKKFELEKILNKEPDIEIYLVQHEYYASGKDAVDGQGRPMYTAFNGKLFRYVEEPIVGKPGDYVRINFLNAGPNLLSTFHIVGIVWDFAYWQGNPDNKFVGGQSVTAGPSDSWVVEFRLPPDEGAFLMLSHAVGSTDRGALGLLVCDNNAEVQKTILSDGILYTDAEMDEFRAKSIRTITPFGVGSPDVDVPVVYGSETKEVTVRIIGNSYHPKVIQVAPGTTVRWINEDVFTYMDGEFSGVHNALVKSGPERFASPLLAHAESYSQVVTKEGEYIYMCTPHPYMEGRIIVAQDASSDMRYASAGPGANTTLVWVILVIAALALIVGLIALINK; encoded by the coding sequence ATGTTGGTTCTCATTCTGACTTTCCTTGCACATACTACAAGCTACGCCTGCGAAGCCTGCAATCGTTTATTCTTGTCGAGGTTGTTAAGTGAGCAGCAGGAAGGCAGTTTGGTTTCGAAACAGCTTCTGGCCACCATTACTGCCCAGGAATTGGCTGTGGGCAACAACCCCGAGTGGGTCTCAAATATACTGGCGGAGAATTTATTAATAGCAAGCGATTACACTGAATCACTGAGCGATCTGGCAATTAATGCAAATCCGCAGGAAGAAACTGTTAATGCAGCTTCGCCACCGGCAAGACAGGATAGAACAAACGGAGATGCCAATTTTATTGATATAGTCAGGCGTGATGCCCGTTTATCAATACCGGAAACAAGCTATGTACCTCAAAATACGATACCCGACAAAAAGGTTAGGATCACATTGGAAGAAGGCGATAGTTATATCGGCAACGGGATCATTTACAAAGGTTTCACTATTGATGGCAAGATTCCCGGTCCAACAATTATAGTTGACGAGGGTGATATCGTAGAGTTTACCATAGTAAATGCCGGCGATATCCCTCACGGGGCATCGATTCATGCTGCTTATACACAAACTTCAAAATACCTTGGCAAAATCAATCCCGACGATAGCGCCACTATTGTTTTCAGGGCTACATTGCCCGGTGTATATATGTATCATTGCGCTCCCGGCGGACATTCCATCCCCATGCACATCATCTTCGGTCAGTATGGCATGATGGTGGTTCAGCCAAAAAAGAAATTTGAGCTCGAAAAAATTCTTAACAAGGAGCCGGATATTGAAATTTATCTTGTACAGCATGAATATTATGCAAGCGGAAAAGATGCTGTTGACGGACAAGGCAGGCCAATGTACACTGCATTTAACGGAAAACTGTTCCGCTATGTTGAGGAACCAATTGTTGGCAAGCCAGGCGATTATGTACGCATTAATTTCCTGAATGCCGGACCCAACCTGCTGTCCACTTTTCATATTGTCGGCATTGTATGGGATTTTGCTTATTGGCAGGGCAATCCGGATAATAAATTCGTCGGTGGGCAGTCAGTAACCGCCGGTCCATCCGATTCGTGGGTAGTAGAGTTCAGGCTTCCACCCGACGAAGGCGCTTTCCTGATGCTCTCACATGCCGTAGGCTCCACTGATCGCGGTGCCCTTGGATTGCTGGTTTGCGATAATAATGCAGAGGTTCAGAAAACAATACTATCGGATGGTATTTTATACACCGATGCTGAAATGGATGAATTCCGCGCAAAGTCTATTCGAACCATAACACCTTTTGGCGTTGGTTCGCCCGATGTGGATGTGCCGGTAGTGTATGGCAGCGAAACCAAAGAGGTGACCGTAAGGATTATTGGCAATTCGTATCATCCTAAAGTTATTCAGGTTGCGCCAGGAACCACTGTTAGATGGATCAATGAAGATGTTTTCACTTATATGGATGGGGAATTTTCAGGTGTTCACAATGCGTTGGTGAAAAGCGGCCCTGAGCGTTTTGCTTCTCCCCTGCTTGCTCATGCGGAGAGCTATTCGCAAGTGGTAACAAAGGAAGGCGAATATATTTACATGTGCACACCACATCCCTATATGGAAGGCCGGATTATTGTTGCCCAGGATGCAAGCAGTGATATGCGTTATGCTTCGGCAGGACCAGGTGCAAATACAACGTTGGTATGGGTTATTCTTGTTATTGCTGCACTTGCACTCATAGTTGGATTAATAGCTTTGATAAATAAGTAA
- a CDS encoding ABC-F family ATP-binding cassette domain-containing protein, which translates to MNIVSVENLTKSFGEKLLFENISFGIEAGQKIALISRNGAGKSSLIRILTGEDTPDSGRVTIGNDVSISYLPQNPYMDEGSTILDYIFDAEDELTKTVREYEQISLSTAHGREMPDELINRMDELQAWNFEARIKEILGRFDLNDLNQNIGTLSGGMRKKVALAKALINKASLIILDEPTNHLDVTMIEWLENYLDRQNLSIFIVTHDRYFLDKVCNVILELDNQTLYRYKGNYARFLEKKAEQAAIEKLGFEKAKALYSTELEWMNRQPQAHATKAKAREEAFFNLEEKVKGRRSEDKPREFNVQMQRLGGKILELNYISKKYGDQQLLSDFTYIFKRGDRIGVVGKNGSGKSTLLRIIMGETKADTGKVVMGQTVEIGYFQQDGLPITGDKRIIEIVKEIAEQVVMKKGSMTPSQFLTFFNFHTDIQYNYFSSLSGGEKRKLYLLTVLLRNPNFLILDEPTNDLDIDTLNKLEEFLENYEGCLMIVSHDRYFMDRMVDHIFAFEGNGKVKDYYGNYSEYYRLKQIEEKSLKSVRKVNPEKLEARLTRSSNKPSYKQTKEYETLTKEIDDLETQKAALLRKLNNGEGSPSELQEWSLQLGELISRIDVKADRWLELSEIVNEG; encoded by the coding sequence ATGAATATAGTTTCGGTTGAGAACCTCACAAAATCTTTTGGCGAAAAGCTTCTTTTTGAAAACATAAGCTTTGGCATCGAGGCAGGCCAGAAAATTGCTTTGATATCGCGAAATGGAGCGGGCAAGAGCAGTCTGATAAGGATATTGACCGGAGAAGACACTCCCGATTCTGGAAGGGTTACTATTGGCAATGATGTCAGCATTTCTTATCTCCCACAAAATCCATATATGGATGAAGGTTCCACGATCCTTGATTACATTTTTGATGCTGAAGATGAACTCACAAAGACTGTAAGAGAGTATGAGCAAATCAGTCTGTCAACTGCTCATGGCCGGGAAATGCCCGATGAGCTGATCAACCGCATGGACGAACTGCAGGCATGGAATTTTGAAGCCCGGATCAAAGAAATACTTGGCAGGTTCGACCTCAATGATTTGAACCAAAACATCGGTACTCTATCGGGCGGAATGAGAAAAAAGGTTGCCCTGGCCAAGGCGCTGATAAACAAAGCCAGCCTGATCATCCTTGATGAGCCTACCAATCACCTGGATGTAACCATGATTGAATGGCTCGAAAACTATCTCGACCGCCAGAATTTGAGTATTTTCATTGTGACCCACGACCGCTATTTTCTTGATAAAGTGTGTAATGTGATCCTTGAACTGGACAATCAGACCTTGTATCGTTACAAAGGCAATTATGCCCGTTTTCTTGAGAAAAAAGCCGAACAGGCAGCCATTGAAAAGCTTGGCTTCGAAAAGGCAAAAGCATTGTATAGCACCGAGCTTGAGTGGATGAACCGACAGCCGCAGGCCCACGCCACCAAAGCAAAAGCCCGTGAGGAAGCATTCTTTAATCTTGAAGAAAAGGTGAAAGGGCGGCGAAGTGAAGATAAACCCCGTGAGTTTAATGTGCAGATGCAAAGGCTCGGAGGGAAAATCCTTGAACTGAATTATATCTCAAAAAAGTACGGCGACCAGCAACTACTGAGTGATTTTACGTATATTTTCAAGCGCGGCGACCGTATTGGCGTTGTGGGCAAAAACGGTTCAGGAAAATCTACCCTGCTGCGGATAATCATGGGTGAAACCAAAGCAGACACGGGAAAGGTTGTTATGGGTCAAACCGTGGAAATTGGTTATTTCCAGCAAGATGGGCTGCCCATAACCGGCGACAAACGCATTATTGAGATTGTTAAAGAAATCGCCGAACAGGTAGTGATGAAAAAAGGAAGCATGACGCCTTCCCAGTTTCTGACCTTCTTCAACTTCCACACCGATATCCAGTATAATTACTTCTCGAGCCTGAGCGGAGGCGAAAAGCGCAAACTTTACTTACTAACCGTTTTGCTGCGAAATCCAAACTTTTTAATTCTCGACGAACCCACCAACGACCTGGATATTGACACACTGAACAAACTGGAAGAGTTTCTTGAGAATTATGAAGGCTGCCTGATGATTGTTTCGCATGACCGCTACTTCATGGATCGCATGGTGGATCACATCTTTGCGTTCGAAGGCAATGGAAAGGTAAAGGATTATTACGGCAATTATTCTGAATACTACCGGCTTAAGCAAATCGAAGAAAAATCGCTAAAGTCGGTTCGGAAAGTAAACCCTGAAAAACTGGAAGCGCGACTGACCAGGTCTTCAAACAAGCCTTCCTACAAACAAACAAAAGAGTATGAAACGCTTACCAAAGAAATTGACGACCTTGAAACACAAAAAGCCGCACTTCTCCGCAAGCTGAACAATGGGGAGGGTTCGCCGTCCGAGTTGCAGGAATGGTCGTTACAACTTGGAGAACTAATCAGCCGTATTGATGTAAAGGCCGACCGTTGGCTCGAACTGAGTGAGATTGTGAATGAAGGGTAA
- a CDS encoding GNAT family N-acetyltransferase yields the protein MEIKFLEIKEEDSQAILDMMADFNAIDNYPFDRQKCLENLNILIRDKQIGRIWMIQSDDAPAGYIVLTFGFSFEYKGRMAMIDEFYIIEKYRNLGIGLKTMEFIHATATELGVNTILLEVENQNEKAKRLYFKQGYSGKDRSLLTKCLKNS from the coding sequence ATGGAAATCAAATTCTTAGAAATAAAAGAAGAAGACAGCCAGGCAATTTTAGACATGATGGCTGATTTCAATGCTATTGACAATTATCCGTTCGACCGGCAAAAATGCCTGGAAAACCTTAATATCCTTATCCGGGACAAACAAATAGGCCGAATATGGATGATTCAATCCGATGATGCTCCAGCCGGCTATATCGTGCTCACATTTGGCTTCAGCTTTGAGTATAAGGGAAGGATGGCAATGATTGATGAGTTTTACATCATTGAAAAATACCGCAACCTGGGTATTGGCCTAAAAACAATGGAATTCATCCATGCCACAGCAACAGAACTTGGAGTGAACACCATACTCCTCGAAGTTGAGAACCAAAACGAAAAAGCCAAACGTCTCTATTTCAAGCAGGGATATTCGGGCAAGGATAGAAGCTTGCTGACGAAATGTTTGAAAAACTCCTGA
- a CDS encoding protoheme IX farnesyltransferase: protein MNKAVTYSQIADWKTLCKLNIILPVTLSAFTGFVLYSGSVNFETFIVCAGVLLMASSSSILNHIIERRTDALMSRTANRPIPTGRVSVKKASLVAALLGIAGAALLFTNGFMPMLLGVINLLWYSLVYTPLKKVTAFAVVPGSVIGAIPPVIGWTAAGGYVFDFHIILVAFFFFIGQIPHFWMIIMLLGKDYEAAGLKSISKVFSNHQIVNLTLMWVAATAMSAILLVLFGVFTSLTISIIIFLMVFLLLISFRTWIGVSHLPKPKLAFLAINLFYLGVMLTLIVEGLIR from the coding sequence ATGAATAAAGCTGTAACCTACAGCCAGATTGCAGACTGGAAAACACTTTGCAAACTTAATATTATATTACCGGTAACGTTGAGCGCGTTTACCGGTTTTGTGCTTTATTCAGGATCAGTTAATTTTGAAACCTTTATTGTATGCGCCGGAGTGTTGTTAATGGCAAGCTCCTCTTCAATATTAAATCATATCATCGAACGACGGACTGACGCCTTGATGTCCCGAACCGCCAACAGGCCGATTCCTACTGGCAGGGTGAGTGTCAAAAAGGCTTCTTTGGTTGCTGCTCTATTAGGAATAGCCGGTGCCGCATTGCTTTTTACCAATGGTTTCATGCCAATGTTACTGGGAGTGATCAACCTTTTATGGTACAGCCTGGTTTATACACCATTAAAGAAAGTAACTGCCTTTGCTGTAGTTCCCGGATCAGTAATAGGAGCAATACCACCTGTGATAGGCTGGACGGCTGCCGGTGGCTATGTATTTGACTTTCATATAATCCTGGTAGCGTTTTTCTTTTTCATTGGTCAAATACCACATTTCTGGATGATTATTATGCTGCTGGGAAAAGATTACGAAGCGGCAGGATTAAAGAGTATCAGCAAGGTGTTTAGCAATCATCAGATTGTGAACCTGACATTGATGTGGGTTGCAGCTACCGCTATGTCGGCAATACTGCTTGTACTCTTCGGAGTTTTCACATCACTTACAATATCAATTATTATATTCCTGATGGTGTTTCTATTGTTGATTTCATTCCGCACGTGGATAGGAGTAAGCCACCTACCCAAACCCAAACTCGCATTTTTGGCTATTAACTTGTTTTACCTAGGAGTGATGCTGACGTTGATTGTGGAAGGCTTGATCCGATAA
- the coxB gene encoding cytochrome c oxidase subunit II gives MFSGASTFVEGVDTAFAITIGISLFFLIGITAVIILFLFRYDEKKHPKAVQIEGNTSLEIIWTAIPILLVLLMFYYGWAGWINMKRPPEGAMEVTVNARMWNFSFQYENGRVTDRLYVPIDEPVRLNLNAMDVLHSLYIPAFRLKEDMVPGLENNRAWFEATKEGTYNLFCAEYCGLQHSFMFTDVVVMSQEEYLAWYSDTTGLVPVITEDTDLALLGRQIVTGKGCIACHSMDGSKLVGPSFKGIYGASHIVITDGNEREQVVDDEYIRQSIYEPDVDIVKGYRRGQMISYENEISEDEIKLIIEFIKSLNE, from the coding sequence ATGTTTTCAGGTGCATCTACATTTGTTGAAGGAGTTGATACGGCTTTTGCCATAACCATCGGTATCTCCTTGTTCTTTTTAATTGGAATAACTGCAGTGATTATTCTGTTTCTCTTTCGCTACGATGAAAAGAAACATCCTAAAGCTGTTCAGATTGAGGGAAATACAAGCCTTGAAATTATCTGGACGGCTATTCCAATTCTCCTTGTGCTGTTAATGTTCTATTACGGTTGGGCAGGGTGGATCAATATGAAAAGACCGCCTGAAGGAGCCATGGAAGTGACAGTAAACGCCCGTATGTGGAATTTCTCATTCCAGTATGAGAATGGCCGTGTAACTGACAGGCTCTACGTTCCTATTGATGAGCCGGTAAGGTTAAACCTCAATGCTATGGATGTATTGCATTCGCTTTATATCCCGGCCTTCAGGCTGAAAGAAGATATGGTTCCCGGACTCGAAAACAACCGCGCCTGGTTCGAAGCCACCAAAGAAGGCACTTACAACCTGTTTTGTGCCGAATATTGCGGGTTGCAGCATTCTTTTATGTTCACCGATGTAGTGGTGATGTCGCAGGAAGAGTACCTCGCATGGTATTCTGATACAACAGGATTGGTTCCTGTAATTACTGAGGACACCGACCTTGCATTGTTGGGCCGGCAGATTGTAACAGGTAAGGGATGCATAGCCTGCCATTCTATGGATGGTTCAAAATTGGTGGGACCCTCATTCAAAGGCATTTATGGTGCAAGCCATATAGTAATAACAGATGGAAATGAGCGCGAACAGGTGGTTGATGATGAGTATATCCGCCAGTCAATATACGAACCGGATGTTGATATCGTTAAAGGTTATCGCCGTGGACAAATGATATCATACGAGAATGAGATCAGTGAAGACGAAATCAAACTCATCATTGAGTTTATTAAATCATTGAATGAATAA
- a CDS encoding cytochrome C oxidase subunit IV family protein yields MSEHKSHVTGYRTHLMVLAALLVLTSITVGITRLELGPLNTTAAMLIAGLKAFIVLAWFMHLKFESAFYKIMVTLVFILFLLILLVTFFDYWFRT; encoded by the coding sequence ATGAGCGAACATAAATCGCATGTAACAGGCTATCGCACACACTTAATGGTGCTTGCCGCACTGCTGGTTCTTACTTCAATAACCGTTGGGATCACCCGTTTGGAACTCGGACCTTTGAATACCACTGCTGCCATGCTTATTGCAGGCTTAAAAGCCTTTATTGTGCTGGCCTGGTTTATGCATTTGAAATTTGAAAGTGCTTTCTATAAAATTATGGTTACCCTGGTTTTTATCTTATTTCTTCTGATCTTACTCGTAACATTCTTTGATTATTGGTTCAGAACCTAG
- a CDS encoding cytochrome c oxidase subunit 3 family protein, with translation MNSNISHAHGHDEHEASKFGMWLFIFTELLLFGGLLIVYAVYRYRNPAAFQLAGEELDVMIGTVNTVILLISSMTMAMSITAIQKNDRRMALIFLGTTIFLAVVFMVNKYFEWGEKISYGFFPDTTSLHELGQGTILFFGLYFVMTGLHALHIIIGVVFIGYILFKVQKSEIHSGNYYLLENGGLYWHLVDLIWIFLFPLFYLIH, from the coding sequence ATGAATTCAAACATTTCCCATGCGCATGGTCACGATGAGCACGAAGCGTCCAAATTTGGAATGTGGCTGTTCATTTTTACCGAACTATTGCTCTTTGGTGGACTATTAATTGTGTATGCAGTGTATCGTTACAGAAACCCGGCTGCTTTTCAATTGGCCGGAGAAGAACTTGATGTAATGATAGGCACTGTAAATACTGTAATCCTGCTCATTAGCAGTATGACTATGGCTATGTCTATTACAGCCATTCAAAAGAACGACAGGCGGATGGCGCTGATTTTTCTGGGAACAACGATTTTCCTGGCAGTAGTTTTTATGGTGAACAAGTATTTTGAATGGGGCGAAAAAATCAGCTATGGCTTTTTCCCCGACACAACTTCTCTACACGAATTAGGCCAGGGCACCATTCTGTTTTTTGGCTTATACTTCGTTATGACCGGCCTGCATGCATTGCATATAATCATTGGAGTTGTGTTTATCGGATATATTCTTTTTAAGGTTCAGAAAAGTGAAATTCATAGCGGAAATTATTACCTGCTTGAAAATGGCGGTCTTTACTGGCATCTGGTTGACCTTATCTGGATTTTCCTGTTTCCATTGTTTTATCTCATTCATTAA
- a CDS encoding cbb3-type cytochrome c oxidase subunit I has product MNEQIATHHDVSYLDYRGKYKGIFAWILSTDHKRIGLLYLYTIMAFFVVGAILGLMMKIELFAPGKTIMGPQAYNSFFTLHGIIMIFVIVIPGLPAVFGNFFLPLMLGAKDVAFPKLNLASWYFYIIGIIVVLFSQFMGDGAPDTGWTFYAPYSFKTQANVLPAITGAFIMGFSSIATGINFIVTIHRMRAPGMTWFKMPLFPWTLYATAWIQLLATPIIGITLLLIIAERTMGIGIFDPALGGDPILYQHLFWTYSHPAVYIMILPAMGVISEIIPTFSRKSIFGYKVIVISSLAIAFIGSFVWGHHMFTSGMSGVSLFAFSFLTFLVAIPSAIKVFNWVSTMHKGSLLMRTPFFWAVSFLWVFMIGGLSGLMLGSLAINVHVHDTHFVVAHFHYIVFGGTGFAFFGAIHYWFPKMFGRRYDASWANIGWLTFFIGFNTLYLPMFILGIQGMPRRYYDYLAEFHSGNIISSFGAIVLISGILIIITNLIRSARHGEKTSVMNTWGGKTLEWTVPTPPPLENFDEIPIVTKGPYDYN; this is encoded by the coding sequence ATGAATGAACAAATTGCAACACATCACGATGTGAGTTATCTGGATTATCGGGGCAAATACAAGGGAATATTTGCCTGGATATTATCCACCGACCACAAGCGCATAGGTTTGCTTTACCTATATACCATAATGGCCTTTTTTGTGGTTGGAGCCATACTTGGGCTCATGATGAAAATCGAACTCTTCGCTCCCGGAAAAACAATTATGGGACCACAAGCTTATAACAGCTTTTTTACACTGCATGGTATCATTATGATCTTTGTGATTGTAATACCAGGATTGCCTGCAGTGTTTGGCAACTTCTTCCTGCCATTGATGTTGGGCGCTAAAGATGTGGCTTTCCCGAAGCTGAACCTTGCTTCCTGGTATTTTTATATCATTGGTATCATCGTGGTATTGTTTTCACAATTTATGGGAGATGGCGCTCCTGATACAGGATGGACTTTTTACGCACCCTACAGTTTCAAAACCCAGGCCAATGTATTGCCTGCAATAACAGGGGCTTTCATTATGGGATTCTCATCCATTGCAACAGGTATTAACTTCATCGTAACCATTCACAGGATGCGTGCACCGGGAATGACCTGGTTTAAAATGCCTTTGTTTCCCTGGACGCTTTATGCAACCGCTTGGATACAATTGCTTGCAACACCAATCATTGGCATCACACTCTTGCTCATAATTGCTGAACGTACGATGGGTATTGGAATTTTTGATCCCGCCCTGGGTGGCGACCCCATTCTTTATCAGCATCTTTTCTGGACATATTCCCACCCGGCTGTTTATATCATGATTTTGCCGGCCATGGGTGTGATCTCTGAGATTATTCCCACCTTTTCCCGTAAATCAATTTTTGGCTACAAGGTTATTGTAATATCATCCCTGGCAATAGCTTTTATCGGCTCATTTGTTTGGGGGCATCACATGTTTACAAGTGGTATGAGCGGCGTATCTTTATTTGCCTTTTCGTTCCTCACTTTCCTGGTTGCCATTCCGAGTGCTATAAAAGTGTTTAATTGGGTCAGTACCATGCACAAAGGCTCATTGCTCATGCGAACGCCATTCTTTTGGGCGGTATCATTCCTCTGGGTATTTATGATCGGCGGTTTATCCGGCCTTATGCTAGGTTCATTGGCTATCAATGTGCATGTGCATGATACACATTTTGTGGTTGCACACTTTCATTATATTGTATTTGGTGGCACCGGCTTTGCCTTTTTTGGTGCAATTCATTATTGGTTCCCAAAAATGTTTGGTAGAAGGTACGATGCCTCCTGGGCAAACATTGGCTGGCTAACTTTCTTTATTGGATTCAACACGTTGTACCTTCCTATGTTTATTCTTGGAATCCAGGGTATGCCTCGCCGTTACTACGATTATCTGGCTGAGTTTCATTCCGGAAATATCATTTCCTCTTTTGGAGCCATAGTTCTCATCAGCGGTATTTTGATTATTATTACGAATCTTATTCGTAGTGCCCGTCATGGTGAGAAAACAAGTGTAATGAATACCTGGGGTGGTAAAACCCTGGAATGGACTGTTCCTACACCACCACCACTTGAGAATTTTGATGAAATTCCAATAGTTACTAAAGGCCCCTATGATTATAACTAA